TAAGTTTTGATACTCCTATTGCAGCCGTATTAGATAGGTCGTCTAAAGGTAATATTAGAACGTGATTTCTGATTCCCACATTTCCGTTCTCTCTAATGTAACCTTTTATTGTGACCATTTACCCCACCTCAAGGATTTTATATTATGTATGTGTACGTGCTCTCCCTTTAAAATATCCTTAATCGCAACACCTATTGGCCTTCCATATTTTAAAACCTTTTCTCCTTTTTTAATGTCCCTTAGTGCGATCTTATGACCTAATGGAATATCTTGAAGGCTTTTTACTATTACGTGAGATGATGGATCTTCTAAATATACACATAATACTTCTTCACCCTTTTTAATATCAGTAGTAGCTACACAAACATCGTCCTCTTTTGAATGGATTAACCCTTTTGGCATATTTATCAATATGATCAAACCTTAATATATTTTTGTTATATACCTTATGGTATACATTCTAATTTAAAAATATTTAATCCATTCTTTCATCTTTCATATATGAACATTTCGTTAAAAGGTAAGATTTGTTTAATTACTGGTGGAACCCACGGAATTGGTTATGTTACCGCTAAATTGTTTTCGGACTTAGGAGCTAGAGTAATAGCATTAGGGAGAAATATCCCATCATCTAATAATAACATAGAGTTCATTAAGGTTGACTTAACATCTAGAAGCCAAGTATTATCATTTATAAATTGGTATAAAAAAGAGATAGGGATTATTCATTGTCTTATAAATAATGCCTCAGTCAATTCTAGATATTCTATTCTAAATGTTACATTAGAGGAATGGGATAAAATGATAGAACTTGAGTTAACTTCCCCGATGTTATTATCTAAAATGGCTGCTGAGTTAATGATAAAGAATAATATTAAAGGGAAAATAATAAACATAGCTGCAATACAAGCTCATTATCCATTACCAGAGTCCTTGCCTTATGTAACGGTAAAAGGAGGATTAATATCCATGACTAAAGGTCTAGCAGTTGACTTAGGTAAGTATGGGATTCAAGTAATTGCAGTAGTACCTGGGCCAATATATACTAAAGGAGATTTAGTACCAGAAAAATTAGATAAGACTGCAGCTACACTACTAGGAAGAATGGGACGACCACAAGAAGTCGCATATCTACTAGCGTTTTTAGCATCAGATTACAATACGTTCATAACTGGAAGTGAGATAATTATTGATGGTGGAAGAATAATAAGTAGAAAACCAGATCCAGAAGAGATAACTGCGGGAATCGTTTAAAAACTTAATTCCATTATTTCGTTCTCTCCTAATAATATCTCTCTATTTAATACTATCTCATTTTTCTTTACCTCATAATCTATCTTCATATTATTTATCCTTATTTCCCTAGGTATTTTAGGCAATATTAGCCTTATTATATCGAGTTTTCCGTGATATATTTTTATGCTTATTATATTCTCATTTACCTTTATTCTTCCCCAACAAGTAGGTAAAAGTAATATCCACTCTAATTCTCCTACTGCTGGATCTATTGTTAAGGTTTTCGTAAATCCGTCATATCTTATCCCCTCATATGCAGCTATAATAGTTATAGATGAAAGAGGTCTTGAATAATGTGAACCCCACTCTAAATGATTCCAGAAGTTTCCCGCTACCTTATATCTGTCATAAATTCCCTTTAAGACTTCTTCTCCTTCTTTTACCATTTTTTCGTATATTAAATGTGATGCGAAATAGAATTCTACACCAGACCAAGGAGAGTCCATTTGAATTGTAGCAGGAATGTTAAGAGGATTATCGTATCTTCCCCTTATACCACTAGGATAGGCTCCGTTTATTAATCCTTCATCTTCCTTTAAATTATATTTTATGATAGCCCTTAAAGAACTCTTAATTATTTCATCTTCTAGAAACTTAAAACCTAATAAAGTAGCATACCAATGCCCTAAAAGCTGAGAGGCATTACATGCCCTATCCCTAAATCCTGATAGCGGATCATACCACAGATCAAAATATTCCCCGTTCCATAGATATTCTAGTAATCTCTTCACTAAAGTCTCATAATCATATTTTTCCCTAATGTTTAAGATTTTAGAGGCCTCATTAAATGCTTGAAGAGATGCTATCCATAATATTGAAGTAAAAGAGGTTATTCCGAGCATGCTCCAATCGTCGTAAGTTTGAATTGATAGGGGGATAAGATTAATACCTAATAAAAAGGAAGAATTAGTATCCCCTCTTGGCAAGTTACTAAATAAGGAGTTCACGTATTTTATCCACTCTAATCCTGCTGGTAATGTATGATAAATTAGTCCGTTAAAAGTCTGAGTTCTCATCGTTGATTCTATAGCCTCCTTAGCCTCTTCATAAACACTTTTAAGGAATTCCTTATCTCCAGTCATTTTAGATATTAGATACCACATTAGTACGAATTCTGGATTTAAATCAATCCTATGATACTCGTCAACCCTTAAAGAATCAGTAAAGAAGTGCGGAACTCTTCCTCTCGGATCTTTACCAGTTTCTTTAACTATTTCCCTTATGGTTAAGACTAACTTATTATAATTAGTGGGAATTGAAGGATCTTTTGATATTTTTTCCAAAAATTTTACTCTATTTTCCTCGAATGCTAATGAGTAAATTATATGTTCTGGAGTTCCTTCCCTTATTATCTTATCTTTAAACTGTAGAATTATTCTCTTAGCTAATTCTGGAAATAAAACTAAAATTGCGTAAATTGAGTAAGTTAATACGTCGATAGTATTTAAAGCTGTATGAACTGGTCCACCAGTGTATGGAAACGAATCATTTTTCCTACTTTCTGCGGTATTAAAGTACCCTTCCCATATTCCGAAGAATCCATCCTTACCTAACCACGTAGTTTTTATAAGGGTAGTTAATTGTGACCCCACTAAGTCGGCTATCCAGCTTTCTATTCCTTTCACATTATATAAAAGGTCATGAAATAACGTAGTTTTATGCTCTAAATAATCCATGTTAAACTCAACGTAGTCAGCTACTTCCTCACAGTTTCTGAAGAAATTCTCGTAAAAATGACCTATTCTTTCCCCGTTTGTTAATACGTGATTTGGAAAATACCACGTTAAAATAAAGGTCACTTTATTTCCTCTTCCGCCTATTATTCCGTAATTTCCGTTTCCAGATTTGCTTTCTAACTTGCCCTTACCTCTAAATTCATTCCAGAAGTCGAATCTTTCAGCATATCTTCCGAAGACATCATCACCTAAGACCCTTATGCATAAATTCCCGTTATATCTTGGATCTTTAGGATCCGTCTCTCCCGTTAAAACTAATGTATTTTCCTTAAAGTCTACCTTTCCGTTATTAAAGGGATTTTTAATTCCCATTAAGAACTCCGTAACATCTTCAGAGGTCATCTTAAAGATTACTGCTGGTAGTGATGAGTTCTTAAGATCTAAGGGTATGAAAGGCGAGAAAGCCTTCATCGATATAGTGAAATCGTCTAAGAATTTCAGATATGCTATAGGAGGTTCTCCTATGAATTCGGTTTGTCTAACCGGTTTAAGCCAAGGTAAAGTATATGGATTGCCTCCATAATAATAATCAAAAGCTTGAAGTATTCTAACCTTACCTTTTTGTCTAGCTGCGAAAAAACTACTCGTTTCATCTAGATAATAGGTGTATCTTATCTCTTGCCTTTCAGCGTATCCGCCATTATTAAATATAGTCCACTCGTAAAGTCTGCCATCTGCTCTAATTTCAACAGATCCAGTACCTATACCTCCTAGAGGTATCCCAGAATCTAGAACATATGAGTATGTATATTTCATTGATGTTTAATATGTGGAGTAAACTAATAAGCGTTTTTCCAAGTTTTTCCTTTTTTATGAATATTACTGTAATTATCAAAATTAACGGTAAAAGCGATAATATTTCTTGAGTCTAAGGCAATTTTGCGGGGGTGTTCTCAAACAGTCATCTTATTCGATAATGAATAGTAAAATTATATCAAAATTATATATTTTTCAAATAGCCATTCCGATCTAGGAGTAGTAGTAGAGTTAGAGCATATAACACCTTTGAGAAAATTTATGTGCGAGGTTTTCTGGAGGTCATCTCGCAACCCTCGCACAATTAATACTTAAGAAATCTTAAGCCTGAAAGCACAAGTTAGAAGACATTGCTTATTAATAAGAGTGAGAGGATGGTTAATTATAGTCTTGCCTTGCTTAATGTTATGTATCCCCATGTGTTTTCAAGGGAGAAGACTCCCTTGAACGAGGCTTACTTGAGGGGAGTATTGAATATTAGAGAGAATCTGATATAATTTTGCAATAAGATATCGAATAAGATGACTGCATGAGAGCACTCCCAATTTTGCCAGAAAAATTTCTAAAATTAAGATAATATTCGACTAACGTTTAAAAATATCTATCTATTTATTATATACTATATTAAGAACATTCTATCCATATTATTCCAATTGAGAAGTCAATTACAGAAGGGTTAAGGGGACTAAAGCTTCGCCTCTCTGAGGCGGGGATGGGTAGCCCCCTTATATGCTTTGCGGATTAGTTGAAATTTCTTAGGTCTTAAAGCTAGAGAAGCAAAATAAATTCTAAATCTTACGTTGAGTTAAAAGTTAGCTATACGTTTTGAGAAAAATTGAAGAATTCTAAAAAGCAATGCGTATATGATAGTTTATTATTTTTTAATATCAACACACTCTAACTACTAAGTTTCCCTAATAATATCAATATTTATCTCTTTTATTTCGAAATTTTTCTTTATTAGATTAAAATATTCTTCTACTCGTTGTTTGTACTCTTCCTTAAGTTCCTCTTTCATTAAATATTCTCTTACTATTCCAGAAACATAATCTGCTGAATGAATTAGTCTGCATTTATCATGACCAGTAAAATCTACAATAACTTTAGCTAAAGTCCATTTGTGAAAATTAACGATAATATACTGCTTATCGCTCTCCCTTAGTATCGGTGTTCTGTCGTAGTGTACAAATATCTTCTTTCCTGCAATATATTTTCTTAATTCTAACCCTAAAATTTTTCCGTATATGTTAGCTGAGTATTTACTTAATTTTATTTCATTCTCTTTCTTTATAATTAATGAGACACCCGTCAAACTCTTTAATACTTTATTTACAAAAACTCCTTTTACATCCTTTCCTAGCCGGGATTGTTTTGGTGAGTCCTCAGACCACTTAAAATACTTTATATTATTCCTGGTAAGTTTTTGCGCATCTTTTATCGCCTCTTCGTACGAATTTAGGTAACTGTTTATATCGCTAATTAAAACTGCAGAAACTATAAACGGTTTTTCATCATTTGGATTTCCTGCCTCATCAACTGCTACATGAATTTCCTCATTTTTAGTCATTATTTTTAGGAATTTCATTATAGGTAAAAAATATGATGAGACATTGTAAATGTGAGAATAAGCTTAAATATCTCGGGATCCCAAATTATTAATTGGGAGTGCACGGGGATACGTGCACGATGATCAAAATTGGGAGTGCACGGGGATACGTGCACGATGATCAAAAAAGGTAAAAAAGAAAAAACGCTTAAAATTACTTAGAGTTCTTCAAATATAATAACAGCATATAAGATTAATACCTTTTATATTACATGCGTAATTTAGTTTAAGCACGATTTAGTGTAAGTCTGTGAGGATTTAGAATGTTATAGTCTTTTTCATAATAGCTGTAATGAGTTCATAACTTCTCTAAATGCAAAATATAGAAAAACATTGAGAAAAATTTATATTATCAGAAATAAAACTTGTCAACAGATAATAAATTGAAGATGAGAAAATTTTCTATATACTATCTTCCTTAAACATGTAGTGAAACTTATCGACCCAATACTTAGTATAATTACCTTGAGAAACTAAATAATGGAACTCATTCTTAATTCAAGAGCTTAATCCAAATAATAAGTATCAAGCATTTCTTGGTTTGTCCCTACACTCTCATTTCACTCATTTTATCTTTAATCGTGATCGAGTGTAGATTAGAGTTAATGTAAACAAATTATAATAATAAAGATTTCTATTAACATGAAAAAGGATTCATCCCAAAACGTTATTAAATACCCAATGAGAGTATAACCTAATAATTATGAATATAGTGATGAAGTCAGTAAAAAATCTAAAATGTATAGAAAATTAAAGATTTAATATAGATATAAAGACTCCTAAAAGGGGGAGCGGAAAAGCTGTTCCCTAAGCTGAATAATCATGAGGAGGCAAGTAGGGAAATTTTTCTTCATCTAATTTTAACTTAATTGGAGTGAAATAAACTCTTCTATCCGTATAAATATTAAAAACGTTTAAATAAGTAAGAAAGAGTAACTAAAAACGTAAATGAGGTGAATTTTTCTGAAAATTCCCGACGGACAAGGTGTCCCAATAGGTGCTTTAGGCACTGGGAAAATAGACTTCTTTAACGATTTAACGATAGGAAATCTAACGATAATGAACAACTGGAGTAATCCGCTGAAATTAGTAAGGGGGTTTCACATAGTTGAACTAACTACCGGTACTTTCTTACAAGGAAATCCTCTTAAGGGATCAGAGGTCAAATATAACGTTAAGACCGCTAAGATAATCGAAGCTGATGCGTTTTTTCCTCAAGTAATGTATAAGACTAAAGACCCAGATTTTACGATAAGGATTTACTCTCCCTTCGTACCTCACAATTTAAAAGACTCTTCCTTACCAGTTATAATTTTTAATTTTAAGGGAAACGGTGTTATAGCTATCTCATTTCCTAATATAACGGGAAGTAGAAGATGGGGAAGAGTGAATTTTAAGGTAAAAGGAAAAGTTAACGGAGTGTTAATGAAGAATTTAAGAGCATTACAATCGGATCCAGCTTATGGAGAGATATTTTTAGGATGTGAGGGATGTAAAACTCATGTAGGCCATTCCCTTTGGGTTCCAGCCATAAAAGAAGGAATGACGGAAGACATTAGTGTATTTAACAAATTGAATGAAAATCTAGAAAAATATTATATAAAGCCCTTTGCGAGGGAAGAGATTTCAGGAATAGTATGGAAGGAAATTAAAGGTGAAGAGTATTTCTATCTAACGTGGTATTTTAACGGAAGACCGCACAATTATCCTTATGGACATTATTATGAGAACTGGTTCAAAAGTGCAGTAGATGTAGCTGAATACGTTAATGAAAATAAACCTGGCATAGAATTAGACGAGGATAGGGATTGGTTAAATGAAGCCTTCAGAAATAGTCTTTATGTTATAACCAATAGTTGGTTAACTAAAGATGGTAGGTTTGCAATTTATGAAGATCCCCAAATATCACTTTTGATGAACACAATTGGTGGAATGACTTGGGATGGAGCATCTTTTGCACTATTAGAATTCTTCCCTGAATTAGTAAAGAAAATGGATGAATATTTTACTATTTATATAAATGAGGGAGAAGTACCACACGATTTAGGGGAGGAAAGCATTGAAGACCCTATCTATGGTGCCTCATATCCTTATTCTTGGAACGATTTAGGTTCTACGTGGATTTTAATGATATTTAGGGATTATAAATTCACTAACGATTTAGATTTTCTCAAAAGAAACTATCCATATATGAAAAAGGTAATAGATTGGTTAATAAGGAAAGACGAGGATGGAGACGGAATTCCAGACTCAAAAGGCGGATTTGATAATTCTTATGATGGTACATACATGTATGGTGCTTCCTCTTATGTTGGGTCTCTATTCTTATGTAGTTTAAAAGCGTTTATTACGGCTTCAAAAATTTTAGGCTATGATACTTCAGAGTATGAGAAAATATTAGATAAAGCTAAGGAAACTATGAATTCCCTATGGAATGGTAGATATTTCATTGCTTGGAAATCTGGAGAATTGAAAAAGGAGTCATGTATGAACTCCCAAATATTAGGTGAGTTTTGGTGTGATATTTTAGGTTTAGGAAACGTAATCGATGAAGAGAAAGTAATTTCAGCTCTAAAATCCATTTATGAACTTAACGGAAAGGCATCTAAATTCTGTCTTGTAAACTCTGTTAATCCTGATGGTAGTATAGATGAAAGTACAGATCAGATGAAATCTTGTTGGCCCAGAATTTCCTTTGCTATAGCCTCACATATGATATTAAAGGGGATGGTTAATGAGGGTTTGGAAATAGCTAGAAAAGAGTGGGATACGATTTCAAGTAGGTATCCTTGGAATCAACCATCAAAAATAAATGCTTTCAATGGAGATCATTTTGGATTGCCATACTATATAGGAAGCCTATCAGTGTATTTAGTAAAATACGCGCTTAAGGTTCGACAATTTCACCCTTAACGTAAACTCTATTAATTCTCAAACTCTCGTCTAGAATTACTATATCAGCTCTTTTTCCTGGCTCTAAAGATCCCCTATCATATAGTCCTACAGCTAATGCTGGATTTAAAGAGGTCATAAGTACTGCATCCTTTAAATCTCTTAAACTAACTAAATTTTTAAAAGCGTTATCCATAGTTAATGTACTCCCAGCTAACTTTCCTTCCTTAGTTAAGGCTTTTCCTCCTCTCACAGTTATTATAGTCTTACCTAAAGTATAGTAACCGTCATTTAGACCAGTTGCAATTATTGAGTCTGTTATTGCAACTAACCTATTAACGTCTACATAGTTAAGTAGGAACTTTATGACTTCTTTATCTATATGTATAAAATCTGGAATTATTTCTATATATTTAGAGAAATTAATACTAGCTAAAATAACCCCAGGATCTCTATGATGAAAAGGTCTCATAGCGTTAAATAAGTGGGTAGTTCTATCGGCCCCATAAAGGAAAGCTTTAGCGGCAGTTTCGTAATCCGCATCAGTATGTCCTACTGATGGATGTATTCCTAAATCGGAGAGATATTTTATGAAGTCTAGATTTTTTTCTGGAGCTACGGTGATTGTCTTAACCTTACCTTTACTTAATTCTAGACATTCTCTCACTTCTTTGATATCTGGAATTCTTATATATCTAGGATCTTGTGCTCCAGCGTATTTCTCGTTTATATAAGGTCCCTCTAGATGTATTCCGGGAATCGCATCATCGTAAATTTCCCCTATTGCCCTACATGCTTCCATTAAATTTTCCCTTGGCAATGTTACAGTAGTAGGAAGAAACGTGGTAACTCCATGTTTAACATATAACTTTTTCATCTCTAACAGATTCCTTAGAAATTCGTCCTTGTTGTTCCATGATGTGAAATCGTATCCCCCAATTCCATGAGTGTGAATGTCTATAAAGCCTGGTACGGCGATCATTCCTTCTAAGTTTTCTCCCTCTTCTATTTCTTCTGATATCCTCTTTATTCTTCCCTTCTCTATTTCAATAGTTCCTTTAAATTCTTTATAGGGAGTTATTATTTTGACGTTTGTAAGTTTCATATTATATTTTGAATAAAATGTTAAGTTTAAAGTTTAACCAAATGCGTTAAGGAACAAATTTAGTCCGTCCAGAAACTTTACGATGTATTATGCATCAGCAATATTTTCATAGTAAAAATGGTGACTTAAGATTTACACTAATACTTTATTAAGTTTATAGCTTATTATTGGTAATAAAATAATTATGAAAAATTATGGTTATATAATAATATTTGATATCAGTGAGTATGTTCACCTTAATGAGTTATCTGTTTATCTTATTTATAAGCAATTAATCAATAATGAAATATAAGAAATTTTCATAAATATTAACGTCAGAGTGATT
The genomic region above belongs to Saccharolobus caldissimus and contains:
- a CDS encoding SDR family NAD(P)-dependent oxidoreductase; translation: MNISLKGKICLITGGTHGIGYVTAKLFSDLGARVIALGRNIPSSNNNIEFIKVDLTSRSQVLSFINWYKKEIGIIHCLINNASVNSRYSILNVTLEEWDKMIELELTSPMLLSKMAAELMIKNNIKGKIINIAAIQAHYPLPESLPYVTVKGGLISMTKGLAVDLGKYGIQVIAVVPGPIYTKGDLVPEKLDKTAATLLGRMGRPQEVAYLLAFLASDYNTFITGSEIIIDGGRIISRKPDPEEITAGIV
- the nagA gene encoding N-acetylglucosamine-6-phosphate deacetylase, with product MKLTNVKIITPYKEFKGTIEIEKGRIKRISEEIEEGENLEGMIAVPGFIDIHTHGIGGYDFTSWNNKDEFLRNLLEMKKLYVKHGVTTFLPTTVTLPRENLMEACRAIGEIYDDAIPGIHLEGPYINEKYAGAQDPRYIRIPDIKEVRECLELSKGKVKTITVAPEKNLDFIKYLSDLGIHPSVGHTDADYETAAKAFLYGADRTTHLFNAMRPFHHRDPGVILASINFSKYIEIIPDFIHIDKEVIKFLLNYVDVNRLVAITDSIIATGLNDGYYTLGKTIITVRGGKALTKEGKLAGSTLTMDNAFKNLVSLRDLKDAVLMTSLNPALAVGLYDRGSLEPGKRADIVILDESLRINRVYVKGEIVEP
- a CDS encoding GH116 family glycosyl hydrolase: MKYTYSYVLDSGIPLGGIGTGSVEIRADGRLYEWTIFNNGGYAERQEIRYTYYLDETSSFFAARQKGKVRILQAFDYYYGGNPYTLPWLKPVRQTEFIGEPPIAYLKFLDDFTISMKAFSPFIPLDLKNSSLPAVIFKMTSEDVTEFLMGIKNPFNNGKVDFKENTLVLTGETDPKDPRYNGNLCIRVLGDDVFGRYAERFDFWNEFRGKGKLESKSGNGNYGIIGGRGNKVTFILTWYFPNHVLTNGERIGHFYENFFRNCEEVADYVEFNMDYLEHKTTLFHDLLYNVKGIESWIADLVGSQLTTLIKTTWLGKDGFFGIWEGYFNTAESRKNDSFPYTGGPVHTALNTIDVLTYSIYAILVLFPELAKRIILQFKDKIIREGTPEHIIYSLAFEENRVKFLEKISKDPSIPTNYNKLVLTIREIVKETGKDPRGRVPHFFTDSLRVDEYHRIDLNPEFVLMWYLISKMTGDKEFLKSVYEEAKEAIESTMRTQTFNGLIYHTLPAGLEWIKYVNSLFSNLPRGDTNSSFLLGINLIPLSIQTYDDWSMLGITSFTSILWIASLQAFNEASKILNIREKYDYETLVKRLLEYLWNGEYFDLWYDPLSGFRDRACNASQLLGHWYATLLGFKFLEDEIIKSSLRAIIKYNLKEDEGLINGAYPSGIRGRYDNPLNIPATIQMDSPWSGVEFYFASHLIYEKMVKEGEEVLKGIYDRYKVAGNFWNHLEWGSHYSRPLSSITIIAAYEGIRYDGFTKTLTIDPAVGELEWILLLPTCWGRIKVNENIISIKIYHGKLDIIRLILPKIPREIRINNMKIDYEVKKNEIVLNREILLGENEIMELSF
- a CDS encoding GH116 family glycosyl hydrolase; the encoded protein is MFLKIPDGQGVPIGALGTGKIDFFNDLTIGNLTIMNNWSNPLKLVRGFHIVELTTGTFLQGNPLKGSEVKYNVKTAKIIEADAFFPQVMYKTKDPDFTIRIYSPFVPHNLKDSSLPVIIFNFKGNGVIAISFPNITGSRRWGRVNFKVKGKVNGVLMKNLRALQSDPAYGEIFLGCEGCKTHVGHSLWVPAIKEGMTEDISVFNKLNENLEKYYIKPFAREEISGIVWKEIKGEEYFYLTWYFNGRPHNYPYGHYYENWFKSAVDVAEYVNENKPGIELDEDRDWLNEAFRNSLYVITNSWLTKDGRFAIYEDPQISLLMNTIGGMTWDGASFALLEFFPELVKKMDEYFTIYINEGEVPHDLGEESIEDPIYGASYPYSWNDLGSTWILMIFRDYKFTNDLDFLKRNYPYMKKVIDWLIRKDEDGDGIPDSKGGFDNSYDGTYMYGASSYVGSLFLCSLKAFITASKILGYDTSEYEKILDKAKETMNSLWNGRYFIAWKSGELKKESCMNSQILGEFWCDILGLGNVIDEEKVISALKSIYELNGKASKFCLVNSVNPDGSIDESTDQMKSCWPRISFAIASHMILKGMVNEGLEIARKEWDTISSRYPWNQPSKINAFNGDHFGLPYYIGSLSVYLVKYALKVRQFHP
- a CDS encoding UxaA family hydrolase, giving the protein MPKGLIHSKEDDVCVATTDIKKGEEVLCVYLEDPSSHVIVKSLQDIPLGHKIALRDIKKGEKVLKYGRPIGVAIKDILKGEHVHIHNIKSLRWGKWSQ